The sequence below is a genomic window from Candidatus Methanomethylicota archaeon.
TGTGGGTAGCTTTTTGTTTGGATTTGGTATCTGGATTCTATTCCTTCGAAGATTCCTTTTATGAATGCGTTTAGTTCATTTGCTTTGACGGCTCCTATTGGTGCTATGATTAGTTCGCCCACTTCAAATGTCTGTACTTCTCTTCCAATCCTTATTCCCATTTCATGGGAAGCTTTTAAATCTCCGAGGTATGGCATTTGGACGACTGAAACCTTTTTGAAGTATCCTCTAACTTGGAATTTTCCAGGTTTAATCTTCTTTGGGTATTCGCTTCCATCAACTATACCCATATATGCATGTGGCCCAACTATCTCCACGAATACAACTTTATCTGGGAAATCTAGGTTTACTGGTATATTGGCACCCTCCTTTATAATTGCACCAACTCTAACGTTAACATCTATGCTTGTGAAATCATGACGCCCCCTCCTCACAGTATTAACTGCAAAAGATCCTGCACCAGACAATTCGCTCACCATCTTCTTAGCAGCTTCAATTATGGAGTTCATTTCAGCTGGCACATACATTTTCGCTGGAAGAACCCTCTCCACCTCTGGAATCTTCGATTTTATTTCCCTAGCCAAATCCTCAGCTGGCACATTACCACCAACCAATATGAGACCTGAAAAGTTTAGTGGTTTCGCCAAAATATCTATCCCAGGAAAATTTTCCTTAAGAATCTCAGCTACCACACCCTCATAATCCTTCAAAGTCTTAACAATAACGGAAAACTTGCTGAAATCAACACCCTTAAACTCACTTAAACCCATTTCAATATAAACCTATAACCCCAACAACATATCTTTTTCGAAAAAATAAACCATAATTGAAGTGGTAGAAGTATAAAAATGGTTGGGAATTGTGATTATCGCCGACATTTATTGTATTATGGCGTTGAATATGGTTTTGAACGTCCCTAGGGTTTGCCCTCTAAATTGTGGTCTAAATGCGTATAATACTATTCTACCCTTCCCCTGTTTCGCATCTATTAAGGCTGGTTTCCTACTTAGATACTTCTCCCCTATCAGCCAACCACTCTGCATTATATCAGATTCTGGATATGTCATTGGTGTTTGATATGCTTCATTATTGAATGCTGGAACCAATTCAAGTATCATGCTATTGTGATACATGACGTAAGCCAATTTTGGCATTCCATAACAGAGTGGATGTGTATTGTCAACATTAACCTTTAGTATCGTTGAGGGGCAGAAGAACTCCTTTGGATCAAGCTTCTTTGATGGAATGTTTATTGGCAGTTTGAAGGCATCTATGGCCAGTTCACAACTTGAATTGAAGGTTAATAGTGTTCCACCATTATTCACGAAATCCTTAACCTTCTCCAAACCCTCCTTCTTAATCCCACTCATATATTCTGGTGGTGTTGGAGGTAAGACCACAGGCCTCCTATACAATTCTG
It includes:
- a CDS encoding SPOUT family RNA methylase codes for the protein MGLSEFKGVDFSKFSVIVKTLKDYEGVVAEILKENFPGIDILAKPLNFSGLILVGGNVPAEDLAREIKSKIPEVERVLPAKMYVPAEMNSIIEAAKKMVSELSGAGSFAVNTVRRGRHDFTSIDVNVRVGAIIKEGANIPVNLDFPDKVVFVEIVGPHAYMGIVDGSEYPKKIKPGKFQVRGYFKKVSVVQMPYLGDLKASHEMGIRIGREVQTFEVGELIIAPIGAVKANELNAFIKGIFEGIESRYQIQTKSYPHKPHKTQVYIQNLYELVRERAKEPIIVFEPEGEPINKVSEKLANL